The proteins below are encoded in one region of Segatella copri:
- a CDS encoding alpha-L-arabinofuranosidase C-terminal domain-containing protein — MVKLKYVFTSALLVAAASASQAVSRQQMQKQVDKDAPAYTIQGKDSICQIFIYSPAPNQRLHLAYFTDDERWVDVGQLCASDYGPWGAEKKMYNPFVVKANDGTWRALWSVNQHAPQFAVAYSEDLITWRPQDYPIIREKGVKDVAAYQMDDGNFDIYLKTSKGKRYVQASNDFRTFKEDTLEASADEILWQRDTATIGGKLFHGCDFEVPAVHLNYIRSWFHALSEEAKLNAQPMPKTDADLAAYAKVNHIDLPEDSEIPANLSINPQKSHRISNKLMGIFFEDISRAADGGLSAEMLQNGDFEYNMEDHRRQWNATTAWVGVEKEGIATENGVSQNNTHYAVLGATPIYNIGWDGIAIRRGTAVEGKEGKHQPAIYEVSLHARCIDAKKKNLTLALVNQEGLPVCQTKIKVQGADWKEYKAQLIVTDKYEGELASEATTKEGKLGKNIRFAILPKGEQKVAVDLVSLKPQDTYKGHGLRKDLAEAIADLKPRFVRFPGGCMLHGQGLKNIYHWKESVGPQKDRKPAYNIWGYHQTRQLGFYEYFQWCEDMGAEPLPVLAAGVPCQNSVADERGVAGQQGGIPMSEMQQYIQDVLDLVEWANGDPATSKWAKMRADAGHPAPFNLKMIGIGNEDLISTDFEQRYLMICKAVKQKYPQLEVVGTVGPFHFPSSDYIEGWKIARENKRWIDAVDEHYYEQPGWFLNHQDYYDHYDRKAPKVYLGEYASRGTNAVDNALAEGIHLCNVERNGDVVEMTSYAPLLCKDGYSNWQPDMIYFDNNNVRASESYKIQKMFGQHAGDLYISSVLSLPDALKKYVGTSVVKDSKSGKTWLKVVNALPRTLKLSVSGLGNKQVTIAGRSAQVFEL; from the coding sequence ATGGTAAAACTAAAGTACGTATTTACGTCGGCGCTGCTCGTGGCAGCTGCCAGTGCCAGTCAGGCTGTCAGCAGACAGCAGATGCAGAAGCAAGTAGACAAGGATGCCCCTGCATACACCATACAGGGCAAGGACTCCATCTGTCAGATATTCATCTATTCGCCAGCACCCAACCAGAGGTTGCATCTGGCTTATTTCACCGACGATGAGCGTTGGGTGGATGTAGGACAGCTCTGCGCCAGCGACTACGGTCCGTGGGGAGCTGAAAAGAAGATGTATAACCCCTTCGTGGTAAAAGCCAACGACGGCACATGGCGCGCACTCTGGAGCGTGAACCAGCATGCACCGCAGTTTGCCGTAGCCTATTCAGAAGACCTCATCACCTGGCGCCCGCAGGATTATCCCATCATCCGCGAAAAAGGCGTGAAGGATGTGGCTGCCTATCAGATGGATGACGGCAACTTCGACATCTATCTCAAGACATCCAAGGGCAAGCGATACGTACAGGCAAGCAACGATTTCCGTACCTTCAAGGAAGATACGCTGGAAGCTTCTGCCGACGAGATACTCTGGCAGCGCGACACCGCAACCATCGGCGGAAAACTCTTCCATGGCTGCGATTTCGAGGTGCCGGCAGTGCATCTCAACTACATCCGTTCCTGGTTCCACGCCCTCTCTGAAGAGGCAAAACTCAACGCCCAGCCGATGCCGAAGACCGATGCCGACCTCGCAGCTTATGCCAAGGTAAACCACATCGACCTGCCGGAAGATTCGGAAATCCCTGCCAACCTCAGTATCAATCCGCAGAAATCCCACCGCATCTCCAATAAGCTGATGGGTATCTTCTTCGAAGACATCAGCCGCGCTGCCGACGGAGGACTCTCTGCAGAAATGTTGCAGAACGGCGACTTCGAGTATAACATGGAAGACCACCGCCGCCAGTGGAACGCCACCACGGCATGGGTGGGGGTAGAGAAAGAGGGCATCGCCACCGAAAATGGGGTGAGCCAGAACAATACCCATTACGCCGTTCTGGGCGCTACACCTATTTATAATATAGGTTGGGACGGCATCGCCATACGTCGCGGAACTGCCGTTGAGGGCAAGGAGGGTAAGCATCAGCCAGCCATCTACGAGGTGAGCCTGCACGCCCGCTGCATTGATGCCAAGAAGAAAAACCTCACCCTGGCGCTCGTAAACCAGGAGGGATTGCCGGTATGCCAGACCAAGATTAAGGTGCAGGGCGCAGACTGGAAGGAATATAAGGCGCAGCTCATCGTGACCGATAAATATGAGGGCGAACTCGCCAGTGAAGCCACCACCAAGGAGGGCAAGCTGGGCAAGAACATCCGGTTCGCCATTCTGCCTAAGGGCGAGCAGAAAGTGGCGGTAGATTTGGTAAGTCTCAAACCACAAGATACTTACAAGGGTCATGGACTGCGTAAAGACCTTGCCGAGGCCATTGCCGACCTGAAGCCTCGCTTCGTGCGCTTCCCGGGCGGCTGCATGCTCCACGGTCAGGGGCTCAAGAACATTTACCACTGGAAGGAGAGCGTGGGGCCGCAGAAAGATCGCAAGCCAGCCTACAACATCTGGGGATACCATCAGACCCGCCAGCTGGGTTTCTATGAGTATTTCCAGTGGTGCGAGGATATGGGAGCCGAGCCGCTGCCTGTATTGGCGGCAGGTGTTCCTTGTCAGAACTCTGTGGCAGATGAGCGCGGAGTGGCTGGTCAGCAGGGCGGAATCCCGATGAGCGAGATGCAACAGTATATTCAGGACGTGCTAGACCTGGTAGAATGGGCGAATGGCGACCCTGCCACCTCTAAGTGGGCTAAGATGAGAGCCGATGCGGGTCATCCGGCTCCGTTCAACCTCAAGATGATAGGCATCGGCAACGAAGACCTCATCTCTACCGATTTCGAGCAGCGCTACCTGATGATCTGCAAGGCAGTGAAGCAGAAGTATCCTCAGCTCGAGGTGGTAGGTACCGTAGGTCCGTTCCACTTCCCGTCTTCCGATTATATTGAGGGTTGGAAGATTGCCCGCGAAAACAAGCGCTGGATTGATGCCGTAGACGAGCATTATTATGAGCAGCCGGGCTGGTTCCTGAACCATCAGGATTATTACGACCATTACGACCGCAAGGCTCCTAAGGTTTATCTGGGCGAATATGCATCTCGCGGTACCAATGCGGTAGACAATGCGCTGGCTGAGGGCATCCACCTCTGCAATGTGGAGCGCAACGGCGATGTGGTAGAAATGACATCCTATGCTCCTCTCTTGTGTAAGGACGGATACAGCAACTGGCAGCCGGACATGATTTACTTTGATAATAATAATGTACGCGCGAGCGAGAGCTACAAGATTCAGAAGATGTTCGGTCAGCATGCCGGTGACCTCTACATCTCATCCGTGCTCAGTCTGCCGGATGCGCTGAAGAAATATGTGGGCACCAGTGTGGTGAAGGATTCTAAATCGGGCAAAACCTGGCTTAAAGTGGTGAATGCCTTGCCTCGCACGCTGAAACTCTCGGTTTCTGGCTTGGGCAACAAGCAGGTAACCATCGCAGGCAG
- the folD gene encoding bifunctional methylenetetrahydrofolate dehydrogenase/methenyltetrahydrofolate cyclohydrolase FolD → MQLIDGKATAAAIKEQIAQEVAQIVAAGGKQPHLAAVLVGHDGGSETYVKNKVLACEKCGFKSTLIRYEEDVTEEELLQCVDKLNQDDDVDGFIVQLPLPKHIDEQKVTMAIDYRKDVDGFHPVNVGRMSLGMPCFISATPLGILTLLQHYNIETSGKKCVILGRSNIVGKPMAQLMMQKQYGDATVTVCHSHSKNLKKECQEADIIIAAIGRPDFVTADMVKPGAVVIDVGTTRVPDATKKSGFRLNGDVKFDEVAEKCSFITPVPGGVGPMTICSLMKNTLAAGKKEYYS, encoded by the coding sequence ATGCAGCTTATAGACGGAAAGGCGACGGCAGCCGCCATCAAGGAACAGATAGCCCAGGAGGTGGCACAGATTGTAGCCGCCGGTGGCAAGCAGCCACACCTGGCAGCCGTGCTCGTAGGGCACGACGGAGGCAGTGAAACCTATGTGAAGAACAAGGTGCTGGCCTGCGAGAAGTGTGGATTTAAGTCGACCCTCATCCGTTATGAGGAGGATGTTACCGAAGAAGAGCTCCTGCAGTGTGTAGACAAGCTGAACCAGGATGATGATGTTGACGGATTCATCGTTCAGCTTCCTCTGCCTAAGCACATCGATGAGCAGAAGGTGACTATGGCAATAGATTACCGCAAGGATGTAGACGGATTCCACCCGGTAAATGTGGGCAGAATGTCGCTCGGCATGCCTTGTTTCATCTCTGCCACTCCGCTCGGTATCCTCACCCTGCTGCAGCATTACAATATTGAGACCAGTGGCAAGAAATGCGTCATTCTGGGCAGAAGCAACATCGTAGGCAAACCAATGGCTCAGCTGATGATGCAGAAGCAGTATGGCGATGCTACCGTCACCGTATGCCACTCCCATTCCAAGAATTTGAAGAAAGAGTGTCAGGAGGCAGATATCATCATCGCAGCCATAGGCCGTCCTGATTTCGTGACAGCCGATATGGTGAAGCCGGGAGCCGTAGTCATTGATGTGGGTACCACCCGCGTGCCTGATGCTACGAAGAAGAGCGGTTTCCGCCTAAACGGTGATGTGAAATTCGACGAGGTGGCAGAGAAGTGTTCCTTCATCACTCCTGTTCCGGGAGGCGTTGGTCCGATGACCATCTGTTCGCTGATGAAGAATACGCTGGCTGCCGGCAAGAAGGAATATTACAGCTAG
- the ffh gene encoding signal recognition particle protein produces the protein MFENLSDRLERSFKILKGEGKITEINVAETMKDVRRALLDADVNYKVAKEFTNKVKEKALGMNVLTAVKPGQLMIKLVHDELEELMGGEEAPLKLESHPAVILMSGLQGSGKTTFSGKLANMLKTKKGKKPLLVACDVYRPAAIQQLHVVGEQVGVPVYSEPENKDVLSIADHAIQQAKTNGNDVVIVDTAGRLAIDEQMMNEISNLKNHLRPDETLFVVDSMTGQDAVNTAKEFNDRLDFNGVVLTKLDGDTRGGAALSIRTVVTKPIKFIGTGEKMDAIDVFHPARMADRILGMGDVVSLVERAQEQFDLEEAKKLEKKIRKNQFDFNDFYNQIQQIKKMGNIKDLAAMIPGVGKAIRDVDIPEDAFKGVEAIIQSMTPKERTNPAILNTSRRQRIAKGSGTNIQEVNKLIKQFDQTRKMMQMMTGNKMAQMMSRMKGMPGMPKMPGM, from the coding sequence ATGTTTGAAAATTTAAGTGATAGACTGGAACGCTCGTTCAAAATCTTGAAGGGCGAGGGAAAAATTACAGAAATCAACGTGGCGGAAACCATGAAGGATGTGCGCCGTGCACTCCTCGACGCCGACGTAAACTATAAAGTGGCTAAGGAATTCACCAACAAGGTGAAGGAGAAAGCACTCGGCATGAATGTACTTACTGCCGTAAAGCCGGGACAGTTGATGATCAAGTTGGTGCACGATGAACTGGAAGAACTCATGGGCGGCGAAGAAGCCCCATTGAAGCTCGAAAGTCATCCGGCCGTCATCCTCATGAGCGGTCTGCAGGGTTCGGGTAAGACTACCTTCAGCGGCAAGCTTGCCAACATGCTCAAGACCAAGAAAGGCAAGAAGCCATTGCTCGTGGCCTGCGACGTTTACCGTCCGGCAGCTATCCAGCAGCTCCATGTAGTGGGTGAGCAGGTGGGTGTTCCGGTATACAGCGAGCCTGAGAACAAGGATGTGCTCAGTATCGCCGACCATGCCATCCAGCAGGCTAAGACTAACGGCAACGATGTGGTAATCGTCGATACAGCCGGACGTCTCGCCATTGATGAGCAGATGATGAACGAGATCAGCAATCTCAAGAATCATCTCCGTCCAGACGAAACCCTCTTCGTGGTTGACTCCATGACCGGTCAGGATGCCGTAAACACAGCCAAGGAATTCAACGACCGCCTCGACTTCAACGGCGTTGTTCTCACCAAGCTCGATGGTGATACCCGCGGTGGTGCTGCCCTCAGTATCCGTACCGTGGTAACCAAGCCAATCAAGTTTATAGGTACCGGCGAGAAGATGGACGCCATTGACGTGTTCCACCCAGCTCGTATGGCAGACCGAATCCTCGGCATGGGTGACGTGGTATCTCTCGTAGAGCGCGCACAGGAGCAGTTCGACCTGGAAGAGGCCAAGAAACTGGAGAAGAAAATCAGAAAGAACCAGTTTGACTTCAACGATTTCTACAACCAGATTCAGCAGATTAAGAAGATGGGTAACATCAAGGATCTGGCAGCGATGATTCCGGGCGTGGGCAAGGCTATCCGCGACGTAGACATCCCAGAGGATGCATTCAAGGGCGTAGAGGCCATTATCCAGAGTATGACTCCTAAGGAGCGCACCAATCCGGCCATCCTCAACACGTCACGCCGCCAGCGCATCGCTAAGGGTTCGGGCACCAACATCCAGGAGGTGAACAAACTCATTAAGCAGTTTGACCAGACCCGCAAGATGATGCAGATGATGACCGGCAACAAAATGGCGCAGATGATGAGCCGCATGAAGGGTATGCCAGGCATGCCTAAGATGCCGGGAATGTAA
- a CDS encoding NAD(P)-dependent oxidoreductase: MKNMKNAAEAQTAGQNTTETIVKQTETADAAKQNDAAEQQADAAAFQVVNEGFSTHEAIEEAKRCLHCKIPQCKKGCPIGNDIPDFVHELSMGNMGAAMSIINAKSNLPAICGRVCPHEKQCQGNCVLGKKGKPVQIGKLEQFIADFDTKMNLSREMLPQKTRGRVAVIGSGPAGLTVAGDLARQGFNVTIFEGQAEPGGVLMYGIPEYRLPKSVVRDEVAKIAALGVQFITNCMVGENNVTIDSLFRAGYDAIFMGTGTNVPQNMDSTPGSKLHGVSQSTYFLHNVNAYNEGALTRDMVPLRDGEKVGVIGGGNVAMDAARTAIRLGADVTVLYRKTQEEMPAIKSEYEDAVKEGVKFEWKTTVEAFLKGKNGRLGSCVLNTPEGERVEKFDRIYLAIGSRPANRIVSTTAGIEVDEKGYVKVVERPFGMTTRRGVFAGGDVVHRPQTVVLAMKAAKEVAQGIAQYVDAIKLLEEAKRIEQRGIVE, from the coding sequence ATGAAAAATATGAAGAATGCTGCAGAGGCACAGACCGCTGGGCAGAATACAACAGAAACAATAGTGAAGCAGACGGAAACTGCCGATGCTGCAAAACAGAATGATGCAGCTGAACAGCAGGCGGATGCTGCAGCCTTCCAGGTCGTGAACGAGGGCTTTTCAACCCACGAAGCCATTGAAGAGGCAAAACGCTGCCTACACTGCAAGATTCCGCAGTGCAAGAAGGGATGCCCGATTGGTAACGACATTCCTGATTTCGTACACGAACTCTCTATGGGTAACATGGGTGCGGCGATGAGCATCATCAATGCCAAGAGCAACCTGCCGGCTATCTGCGGCCGTGTATGCCCTCATGAGAAACAGTGTCAGGGCAACTGCGTGCTCGGAAAGAAAGGCAAACCGGTACAGATCGGCAAACTGGAGCAGTTTATTGCCGATTTTGATACCAAGATGAACCTTTCGCGCGAGATGTTGCCACAGAAAACACGTGGCCGCGTGGCAGTCATCGGTTCGGGTCCAGCGGGCTTGACCGTAGCCGGCGATCTGGCGCGTCAGGGCTTCAACGTCACCATTTTCGAGGGCCAGGCTGAGCCGGGAGGCGTGTTGATGTATGGTATTCCTGAGTATCGCTTGCCTAAGTCGGTAGTGCGCGATGAGGTGGCTAAGATTGCTGCCCTCGGCGTGCAGTTTATCACCAACTGCATGGTGGGCGAGAACAATGTAACCATCGACAGTCTGTTCCGTGCAGGCTACGACGCCATCTTTATGGGCACAGGTACAAACGTGCCTCAGAACATGGACTCTACACCGGGTTCCAAGCTCCACGGTGTGAGCCAGAGTACATACTTTCTGCATAACGTGAATGCCTATAACGAAGGTGCTTTGACCCGCGACATGGTTCCGCTGCGCGACGGCGAGAAGGTGGGTGTCATTGGCGGCGGAAACGTGGCCATGGATGCTGCCCGTACTGCTATCCGACTGGGTGCCGACGTTACCGTGCTGTACCGTAAGACCCAGGAAGAGATGCCTGCCATCAAGAGCGAATATGAAGATGCGGTGAAGGAAGGCGTGAAATTTGAGTGGAAAACTACCGTTGAGGCCTTCCTGAAGGGCAAAAACGGCCGTCTGGGAAGCTGTGTGCTGAACACTCCTGAAGGCGAAAGGGTAGAAAAATTCGACAGAATCTATCTCGCCATCGGTTCAAGACCGGCCAACCGTATCGTTTCTACCACTGCCGGAATCGAGGTGGATGAGAAGGGATATGTTAAAGTTGTTGAACGTCCGTTCGGTATGACCACCCGTCGCGGTGTGTTCGCCGGAGGTGATGTGGTACACCGTCCGCAGACTGTAGTTTTGGCGATGAAGGCTGCCAAGGAGGTGGCTCAGGGCATCGCCCAATATGTAGATGCCATCAAGCTTCTTGAAGAGGCTAAGAGAATCGAGCAACGTGGAATAGTAGAATAA
- a CDS encoding prephenate dehydrogenase/arogenate dehydrogenase family protein gives MRILIMGAGKMGSFFIDLLSFDHEVAVYEKDAKRLRFTYNCYRFTKMEEIEMFRPELVINAVTVKYTLPAFEEVLPHLSHDCIISDIASVKTGLQEFYEKSGFRFVSTHPMFGPTFANLNQLSEENAVIIKEGDYMGKIFFKDLYQKLGLSLHEYTFDEHDQTVAYSLSIPFVSTFAFAAVMKHQDAPGTTFKRHMQIAKGVLNEDDYLLQEILFNPYTSGQVAQIREELAELIDIIDHKDAKRMKLFLTKIRNHVKEDIEIKEK, from the coding sequence ATGAGAATATTGATTATGGGAGCAGGTAAGATGGGAAGTTTCTTCATCGACCTGCTCAGTTTCGACCACGAGGTGGCGGTTTACGAGAAGGATGCCAAGCGACTGCGCTTCACCTACAACTGTTACCGCTTCACCAAGATGGAAGAAATAGAGATGTTCCGCCCCGAACTGGTTATCAATGCGGTGACGGTAAAATATACGCTGCCAGCCTTCGAAGAGGTGTTGCCACATCTCTCTCACGACTGCATTATCAGCGACATAGCTTCGGTAAAGACCGGGCTGCAGGAGTTTTACGAGAAGAGCGGTTTCCGCTTCGTGAGCACGCACCCTATGTTCGGCCCGACTTTTGCCAATCTGAACCAGCTTTCAGAGGAGAATGCAGTCATCATCAAGGAGGGTGACTACATGGGCAAGATATTCTTCAAGGACCTCTACCAGAAGTTGGGGTTGAGTCTGCATGAGTATACATTTGATGAGCACGACCAGACGGTGGCCTACTCGCTGAGTATTCCTTTCGTGAGCACCTTTGCTTTTGCGGCAGTGATGAAACACCAGGATGCTCCGGGCACCACCTTCAAGCGCCACATGCAGATAGCTAAGGGCGTGCTCAACGAAGATGATTACCTGCTGCAGGAAATCCTCTTCAACCCATACACATCGGGTCAGGTGGCACAGATCAGAGAGGAGCTTGCTGAGCTCATCGACATCATTGACCACAAGGATGCGAAGCGTATGAAACTCTTCCTCACCAAGATACGTAATCATGTGAAGGAAGATATTGAGATTAAAGAAAAATAA
- a CDS encoding bifunctional 3-deoxy-7-phosphoheptulonate synthase/chorismate mutase type II produces the protein MELELEPLNFPSDQERPCVIAGPCSAETEEQVMTTAKQLAAKGCHMFRAGVWKPRTKPGGFEGNGEKALPWMKQVKEETGMLTATEVATPEHVELALKYGIDILWVGARTSANPFAMQALADSLQGVDVPVLVKNPVNPDLELWIGALQRINQAGIKKLGAIHRGFSSFDKKIYRNLPMWQIPIELHRRIPQLPIICDPSHIGGRRDLIAPLCQQAMDLGFDGLIVESHCSPDDAWSDAKQQVTPEVLDYILSLLVVRDEHYSTEGLHQLRGQIDECDNQLMDLLAKRMRVCREIGTYKKEHNMTIVQTSRYNEILDKRGAQAALCGMSPEFAAQIFEHIHEESVRQQLEILNQK, from the coding sequence ATGGAATTAGAATTAGAACCATTGAATTTTCCTAGTGATCAGGAACGCCCTTGCGTCATTGCCGGCCCTTGCTCGGCAGAGACAGAAGAGCAGGTTATGACTACCGCTAAGCAGTTGGCTGCCAAAGGTTGCCACATGTTCCGCGCAGGTGTGTGGAAGCCACGCACCAAACCGGGAGGCTTCGAGGGTAACGGCGAGAAGGCCTTGCCTTGGATGAAGCAGGTAAAGGAAGAAACAGGCATGCTGACAGCTACTGAGGTGGCTACCCCAGAGCATGTAGAGCTCGCACTGAAATATGGAATCGACATTCTGTGGGTAGGCGCACGTACATCTGCCAACCCATTCGCCATGCAGGCACTTGCCGACAGTCTTCAGGGCGTAGACGTGCCTGTGCTCGTTAAAAACCCGGTAAACCCAGACCTCGAGCTCTGGATCGGTGCCCTGCAGCGCATCAACCAGGCAGGCATCAAGAAACTCGGTGCCATCCACCGCGGATTCTCCAGCTTCGACAAGAAGATTTACCGCAACCTTCCTATGTGGCAGATTCCTATCGAGTTGCACCGCCGCATACCACAGTTGCCAATCATCTGCGACCCTAGCCACATCGGCGGCCGACGCGACCTCATCGCTCCTCTCTGCCAGCAGGCAATGGACTTAGGTTTCGACGGCCTCATCGTTGAGAGCCACTGCAGCCCAGACGATGCATGGAGCGATGCCAAGCAGCAGGTTACCCCAGAGGTGCTGGATTACATCCTCAGCCTCCTCGTAGTGCGCGATGAGCATTATTCTACAGAGGGTCTGCACCAGCTGCGCGGTCAGATTGACGAGTGCGACAACCAGCTGATGGATCTCCTGGCTAAGCGTATGCGCGTTTGCCGCGAGATTGGTACCTACAAGAAGGAGCACAACATGACCATCGTTCAGACCAGCCGTTACAACGAGATTCTCGACAAGCGTGGAGCCCAGGCAGCCCTCTGCGGCATGAGCCCTGAGTTTGCCGCTCAGATTTTCGAGCACATCCATGAGGAGAGTGTCCGCCAGCAATTGGAAATTCTGAACCAGAAGTAA
- a CDS encoding pyridoxal phosphate-dependent aminotransferase: MIQPANRVTEIQEYYFSRKLKEVAKLNAEGKDIISLAIGSPDMPPSKQTIDKLCEVANNPNAHGYQPTVGIPELRKAMAGFYKRWYDVDLDWATEIQPLIGSKEGILHVTLAFCNPGDEVLIPNPGYPTYTAINKILGTKITYYDLREDNGWQPDFDALEKMDLSHVKLMWTNYPNMPTGGVAKRETYEKLVAFAQKHNIVVVNDNPYSLILNEHPMSIMQVPGAKDCCIEFNSLSKSHNMPGWRVAMISSNKTFISWILKVKSNIDNGSFRGIQLAAAEAMLNNTDEWHRENNIQNYRRRRDIAEEIMKVLDCQFDPNQVGMFLWGKIPEKYADVEDLTEKILHEARVFITPGFIFGTNGKRYIRISLCAKDEKMKEALERIKKVFEK; this comes from the coding sequence ATGATACAACCAGCCAATAGAGTAACGGAAATACAGGAATACTACTTCAGCCGCAAGCTGAAGGAAGTGGCTAAGCTTAATGCCGAGGGCAAAGACATCATCAGTCTGGCCATCGGAAGTCCAGACATGCCGCCTTCTAAGCAGACCATTGACAAGCTCTGCGAGGTAGCCAACAATCCAAACGCACACGGATATCAGCCTACGGTGGGCATACCAGAGTTGCGCAAAGCAATGGCTGGTTTCTACAAGCGCTGGTATGATGTAGACCTCGACTGGGCTACAGAAATCCAGCCCCTCATAGGTAGCAAGGAAGGCATTCTGCACGTAACGCTCGCCTTCTGCAACCCTGGCGATGAGGTGCTTATCCCGAATCCGGGATACCCTACCTATACCGCCATCAACAAGATTCTGGGTACCAAGATTACCTACTACGATCTGAGAGAGGATAACGGATGGCAGCCCGATTTCGACGCCCTGGAGAAGATGGACCTGAGCCACGTAAAACTGATGTGGACCAACTATCCTAACATGCCGACAGGCGGTGTGGCAAAGCGCGAAACTTACGAAAAGCTGGTGGCATTCGCCCAGAAGCACAACATCGTGGTGGTGAACGACAACCCATATTCGCTCATCCTCAACGAGCACCCTATGAGCATCATGCAGGTGCCGGGAGCTAAGGACTGCTGCATCGAGTTCAATTCCCTGAGCAAGAGCCACAACATGCCAGGCTGGCGTGTGGCGATGATTTCGAGCAACAAGACTTTCATCTCATGGATTCTGAAGGTGAAGAGCAACATCGACAACGGAAGCTTCCGAGGCATACAGCTGGCAGCTGCCGAAGCGATGTTGAACAACACGGATGAATGGCACCGCGAGAACAACATCCAGAACTACCGCCGCCGCCGTGACATTGCTGAGGAGATCATGAAGGTGCTCGACTGCCAGTTTGACCCTAACCAGGTAGGCATGTTCCTCTGGGGCAAGATACCTGAGAAATATGCTGATGTAGAAGACCTGACAGAGAAGATTCTGCATGAGGCTCGCGTCTTTATCACCCCTGGCTTCATCTTCGGAACCAACGGCAAGCGTTACATCCGTATCAGCCTCTGTGCCAAGGATGAGAAGATGAAAGAGGCCCTGGAAAGAATCAAGAAGGTTTTTGAAAAGTAA
- a CDS encoding prephenate dehydratase yields MKRIAIQGELGSFHDITAHQYFEGEQIEIICCATFEEVFENIKRDPTVVGICAIENTIAGSLLHNYELLRQSGTTVVGEHKLHIEHSICCLPEDDWSTLQEVHSHPVALMQCGKFLANHPDLKAVEAEDTAGSAAYIAQHKVRGWAAICSSYAAHMYGMKVLQEDIHDNPHNYTRFLVVCNPQKAALLRPIEKANKASIVFSLAHDKGSLSKVLTILSFYDINLTKIQSLPNIGHEWEYLFYVDLTFDNLTRYRQSIDAITPLVKKIKVLGEYEEKE; encoded by the coding sequence ATGAAGAGAATAGCAATTCAAGGAGAGCTGGGATCTTTCCACGACATTACCGCCCACCAGTATTTCGAGGGCGAACAGATTGAAATCATCTGTTGTGCTACCTTCGAAGAGGTGTTCGAAAACATCAAGCGCGACCCTACTGTAGTAGGCATCTGCGCCATTGAAAACACCATTGCGGGCAGCCTGCTCCACAATTACGAACTGCTCCGGCAGAGCGGAACCACCGTGGTAGGCGAACACAAGCTCCATATAGAGCACAGCATCTGCTGTCTGCCAGAAGACGACTGGAGCACCCTGCAGGAGGTTCACTCCCATCCGGTAGCCCTCATGCAGTGCGGCAAGTTCCTAGCCAACCATCCCGACCTCAAGGCGGTGGAGGCAGAAGATACCGCAGGCTCGGCAGCTTACATTGCCCAGCACAAGGTAAGGGGATGGGCGGCCATCTGCTCTTCTTACGCCGCCCACATGTACGGCATGAAGGTGCTGCAGGAAGACATCCACGACAATCCGCACAACTACACCCGATTCCTCGTGGTCTGCAATCCGCAGAAGGCAGCCCTGCTCCGTCCCATCGAAAAGGCCAACAAGGCGAGCATCGTCTTCAGTCTGGCTCACGATAAGGGATCGCTCTCCAAGGTGCTCACCATCCTGAGTTTCTACGACATCAATCTCACCAAGATCCAGTCGCTGCCAAACATCGGACATGAGTGGGAATACCTCTTCTACGTAGACCTCACCTTCGACAACCTGACCCGATACCGCCAGAGCATCGACGCCATTACGCCGCTCGTGAAGAAAATAAAGGTGTTGGGCGAATATGAGGAGAAGGAGTAA